The Shewanella mesophila genome contains the following window.
TATGGTTTACTGTTTAAGATCCTCTGGCCATTAGCCGCTAGTCGCCCCTTCTTGAGCGATCAGGTTGAATACCCAGAAACCCTGACCTATTACACAAATTTGTTCCCTAATTTATGCCTAATCAGCAGTCCAGCTCAACTGTCTAGACTTCCTGAAGCCTTAGAGAACCAGCCTCAATATCGTTCGCCAAGTCTGGTTTTTAGCTCTGGCGGACCATTAAGTCAGCAGGCCGCGATCGACATAGCGCACTGCTATGGCAAACCGCCGATTGAAGTCTTTGGTAGTACAGAAACCGGTGGTATAGCTTACCGTCGCCAGAGTCGTGATAATCAACCTTGGCGTGCCTTTAACTCTCATCAAATTGCACAAGATGAACACGACGGGGCTTTACTGCTTAAATCACCCTATTTGGACAGTGCCGACTGGCTAAGATGCGATGATAAAATAAGTATCACGGATACAGGGGAATTTGTGCTGCAGGGTAGGCTCGACCGTATCGTTAAGATCGAAGAGAAACGTATCTGCCTAGTACAGATGGAAGCCTTGTTAGAGAGTCATCCATTGGTATCTAAAGCTGCACTGTTAGTGCTAGAGCAACCAAGAGTTCAACTCGGCGCAGCCATAGTGTTATCAAAGCAGGGCCGACAGCTACTCGCAGATGAAGGTAAGCTCGCCGTCAACAACCGATTAAAAGCGCATCTACTAACCCAATTTGAGCGTGTGACGCTACCAAGACGCTGGCGCTACCCAGAGACGCTCACACTCAATACCCAAGGCAAACTTTTACATCAGGAGCTCAAAGAGCTATTTAGTCATGATTAACTCTAGTTTACCGCCAATCATAGCCAAAACAGTGATGGATGATGGCGTCGAATGGCTGCTCTCTATTACGGCAGATCTACCCTATTTTGAAGGGCATTTTCCTCAGCAGGCAGTACTACCTGGCGTTACCCAGTTAGATTGGGCGACTCAACTGGGGGCATTAGAGTTTGGCTACGCTGCAGAAGTAGAGAGTCTTGAAGTATTAAAGTTTCAGCAGCTTATTTTGCCTGGAACCCAAGTCT
Protein-coding sequences here:
- a CDS encoding AMP-binding protein, producing MTELLKTWLSQGPSSQQLISFNHHDIVIGSAFTGQVAALHQTLSEHKATRWLLACDSSDLFAAGLCAGLLAGKQLILPSNTQAGTLSELTHEFDGILSDTCLCEGKVFLPLKKELYLNDAAWPHGEKLGELILFTSGSSGQPKAITKTIDQLDAEVSVLEQTFAAHLPQCSVISTVSHQHIYGLLFKILWPLAASRPFLSDQVEYPETLTYYTNLFPNLCLISSPAQLSRLPEALENQPQYRSPSLVFSSGGPLSQQAAIDIAHCYGKPPIEVFGSTETGGIAYRRQSRDNQPWRAFNSHQIAQDEHDGALLLKSPYLDSADWLRCDDKISITDTGEFVLQGRLDRIVKIEEKRICLVQMEALLESHPLVSKAALLVLEQPRVQLGAAIVLSKQGRQLLADEGKLAVNNRLKAHLLTQFERVTLPRRWRYPETLTLNTQGKLLHQELKELFSHD
- a CDS encoding ApeI family dehydratase, which encodes MINSSLPPIIAKTVMDDGVEWLLSITADLPYFEGHFPQQAVLPGVTQLDWATQLGALEFGYAAEVESLEVLKFQQLILPGTQVFLKISHNAGKHKLNFAYYDGDKRFGSGRIALSGRKFEGAN